The following coding sequences lie in one Polluticoccus soli genomic window:
- a CDS encoding GNAT family N-acetyltransferase, whose amino-acid sequence MNNQYTIRLAAAADAAGMLNVYKYYVENTAYTFEYDVPSVEEFESRIRAVISGFPWLVCEIDDRIVGYAYAHKHRDRTAYQWSPESTIYIDRHYHGKGLARVLYETLFDILKLQGFFNVYAGVLSTNENSCAFHKAVGFEEIGLFRNIGYKHGKWHSNMWYQLHLRTHYAEPSIPTAFSEMKDSPATTAILNTANFKLTTLHNCLKQTNYEQTTPIQHNGNLDR is encoded by the coding sequence ATGAACAATCAATACACCATACGATTAGCTGCCGCCGCTGATGCCGCAGGAATGCTCAACGTCTACAAATATTATGTAGAGAATACCGCCTACACCTTTGAGTACGATGTACCTTCCGTAGAAGAATTTGAAAGTCGTATACGAGCTGTGATCTCAGGCTTCCCATGGCTGGTCTGCGAAATAGATGATCGCATTGTTGGCTATGCTTATGCGCACAAGCATCGCGACCGCACAGCCTACCAATGGTCGCCGGAATCAACTATTTATATAGACCGCCACTACCATGGCAAAGGTTTAGCGCGGGTACTATACGAAACACTGTTCGATATACTCAAACTGCAAGGCTTCTTCAATGTTTATGCCGGTGTGTTATCAACTAATGAGAATAGTTGTGCGTTTCATAAAGCAGTAGGATTTGAAGAGATCGGGCTGTTTAGGAATATTGGGTATAAGCATGGGAAATGGCATAGCAATATGTGGTACCAGCTGCATTTGAGGACGCATTATGCTGAGCCATCAATACCGACCGCTTTCAGCGAGATGAAAGACTCGCCTGCAACCACTGCAATTTTGAATACAGCGAACTTTAAACTAACTACATTACACAACTGTCTGAAGCAAACCAACTATGAGCAAACAACACCAATACAGCACAACGGTAACCTGGACAGGTAA
- a CDS encoding beta-ketoacyl-[acyl-carrier-protein] synthase family protein yields the protein MSRVVITGLGIYSSLGKSKEEVTKSLFEGKSGIILDLKRKEMGYRSGLTGFVERPQLKGLLDRRSRIMMPEHAEFAYMATIEALAQAGITTEYLEQNETGIIYGNDSCAQPVIEAIDLIREKKDTMMVGSGSVFQVLNSTVTMNLATIFKLRGVNFSISAACASGSHSIGLGYLFIKQGLQDRVICGGAQEVNIYSMPNFDALGTFSLREDEPAKASRPFDRDRDGLVPGGGAATVILESLESAQARGATILGEVIGYGFSSNGQHISNPSVEGQVRSIGRTLADAGVKASDIQYINAHATSTPAGDGSEAEAIFEVFGGNVPVSSTKSMTGHECWMAGASEVVYSMLMMQNGFIAPNINFENPDEHSAKINIVPETLKKDFNLFLSNSFGFGGTNSSLIVRRWE from the coding sequence ATGAGTCGTGTAGTCATAACTGGTTTAGGCATTTATTCTTCACTCGGTAAAAGCAAGGAAGAGGTTACAAAATCTCTATTCGAAGGCAAGTCAGGTATCATTCTCGATCTCAAACGGAAAGAGATGGGTTACCGTTCCGGCCTTACGGGTTTTGTTGAGCGTCCGCAACTCAAAGGCTTGCTCGACCGCCGCTCGCGTATCATGATGCCCGAGCACGCAGAGTTTGCCTACATGGCTACCATCGAAGCTTTGGCACAAGCCGGTATTACTACCGAATACCTGGAACAAAACGAAACAGGTATTATTTATGGCAACGACAGCTGCGCACAACCTGTTATCGAAGCGATTGACCTGATACGTGAGAAGAAGGATACCATGATGGTAGGCTCCGGCTCCGTATTCCAGGTGCTCAATTCTACTGTTACCATGAACCTCGCAACCATCTTTAAGTTGCGTGGTGTCAACTTCTCTATCAGCGCGGCATGCGCGAGCGGCTCGCATTCTATAGGTCTTGGCTACCTGTTCATTAAACAAGGCCTGCAAGACCGCGTTATCTGTGGTGGTGCGCAGGAAGTAAACATCTACTCGATGCCCAACTTCGATGCGCTAGGTACCTTCTCGCTAAGAGAGGATGAACCGGCTAAAGCATCTCGTCCGTTCGATAGGGACCGCGATGGTCTGGTGCCCGGTGGCGGTGCGGCTACCGTCATCCTCGAGAGCCTTGAGTCCGCTCAGGCACGTGGTGCAACCATTCTCGGCGAGGTTATCGGCTACGGCTTCTCGTCGAACGGTCAGCATATCTCTAACCCTAGTGTCGAAGGACAGGTTCGCTCCATCGGCCGTACGCTGGCTGATGCCGGGGTTAAGGCTTCAGACATCCAATATATCAATGCCCACGCTACCTCAACACCTGCTGGCGACGGCAGCGAAGCCGAAGCTATCTTCGAAGTGTTTGGCGGCAATGTGCCCGTCAGCTCCACCAAGTCTATGACCGGCCACGAGTGCTGGATGGCTGGCGCCAGCGAGGTTGTTTACTCGATGCTGATGATGCAGAACGGCTTCATCGCACCTAACATCAACTTCGAGAATCCCGACGAACATTCTGCCAAGATCAATATAGTACCGGAAACGCTGAAGAAAGACTTCAACTTGTTCCTGTCCAACTCTTTCGGCTTCGGAGGCACTAACTCCTCGCTAATTGTCCGCCGCTGGGAGTAG
- a CDS encoding M2 family metallopeptidase, translating to MKQAIAALCISATLFTSCGSGGEVGSSTATAEQSDAQKFLDAYTQEYVKLYTNSSEAQWKSNTEIVEGDSTNTVNARIADEAMAAFTGSTKNIDSARKYLAMKDQLTPIQAKQFELILYAAANNPQTVEQLVKQRIAAENNQTRQLYSFQYMLNGKKVSTNNIDDILKKENDVNKRLAAWTASKEVGKTLKTGLVNLRNLRNQTVQALGYDDYFTYQVSDYGMTSPEMMQTMDRLMNELYPLYRELHTWMRYELAAKYKQPVPQYLPAHWLPNRWGQDWSPVVEVKGINLDSVLRTKTPEWIVKEGEKLYTSIGFPALPATFWSKSSLYPYKPDSNVKKNNHASAWHMDLNKDVRSLMSVEPNAEWFETANHELGHIYYYMTYTNPDVPPLLRGGANRAYHEAIGTMMGLAAMQKPYLVGRGLVPANVQVDSVQSLLKEALNSVVFIFFSSGTMSNFEKALYVDSLQPDQFNARWWELAKKYQGIVPPTNRGEEYCDAATKTHINDDAAQYYDYALSYVILYQLHNHIAKEILKQDPRATNYYGQKGIGEFLKKITYPGASKDWRTVLKESTGEELNAKAMLEYFQPLVSWLQEQNKGRSYTLPATL from the coding sequence ATGAAACAGGCTATTGCCGCTTTATGCATTTCCGCTACTTTGTTCACCTCCTGCGGGTCGGGCGGCGAAGTGGGTAGCTCCACCGCTACCGCCGAACAATCGGATGCCCAGAAATTCCTCGATGCTTACACACAGGAATATGTGAAGCTCTATACCAATTCCAGCGAGGCCCAGTGGAAGTCGAACACCGAGATAGTGGAAGGAGACTCGACCAACACTGTGAATGCCCGCATTGCCGATGAGGCCATGGCGGCATTTACCGGCAGCACAAAAAACATAGACAGCGCCCGCAAATACCTTGCGATGAAGGACCAGCTGACACCGATACAGGCAAAGCAGTTTGAACTGATCCTATACGCTGCCGCCAACAACCCACAGACGGTAGAGCAGCTAGTGAAACAACGCATCGCCGCCGAGAACAACCAGACACGCCAGCTATACAGCTTCCAGTACATGCTCAACGGCAAGAAGGTGAGCACCAACAATATTGACGACATCCTCAAAAAAGAGAACGATGTCAACAAACGCCTGGCTGCATGGACGGCCAGCAAGGAAGTTGGCAAGACCCTCAAGACCGGCCTCGTGAACCTGCGTAACCTGCGTAACCAAACGGTGCAAGCGTTGGGTTACGACGACTACTTTACTTACCAGGTGAGCGACTATGGCATGACCAGCCCGGAGATGATGCAGACCATGGACCGCCTCATGAACGAGCTGTACCCGCTGTACCGCGAGCTGCACACCTGGATGCGCTACGAGCTGGCTGCTAAGTACAAACAACCTGTACCACAATACCTGCCCGCACACTGGCTGCCTAACCGCTGGGGCCAGGACTGGAGTCCCGTGGTTGAAGTAAAAGGCATCAACCTGGATAGCGTGCTGCGCACCAAGACCCCTGAGTGGATAGTGAAGGAAGGCGAGAAACTGTATACCAGCATCGGCTTCCCGGCGCTGCCTGCTACCTTCTGGAGCAAGTCAAGCCTGTATCCTTACAAGCCTGATTCCAACGTCAAAAAGAACAACCACGCATCGGCATGGCACATGGACCTGAACAAGGATGTGCGTAGCCTGATGAGTGTGGAACCAAACGCGGAATGGTTTGAAACTGCCAACCACGAGCTGGGACATATTTATTACTATATGACCTACACCAACCCTGACGTTCCGCCACTGCTGCGTGGTGGCGCCAACCGTGCTTACCACGAGGCCATTGGTACGATGATGGGACTTGCCGCTATGCAAAAGCCTTACCTGGTGGGCCGCGGCCTGGTGCCTGCCAATGTGCAGGTAGATAGTGTTCAAAGCCTGCTGAAGGAAGCGCTGAACTCGGTTGTGTTCATCTTCTTCTCTTCGGGCACTATGAGCAACTTCGAAAAGGCGCTTTATGTGGATAGCCTGCAGCCCGACCAGTTCAATGCGCGCTGGTGGGAGCTGGCCAAGAAATACCAGGGTATCGTGCCGCCCACTAACCGGGGCGAAGAATACTGCGATGCAGCTACCAAAACACATATCAACGACGACGCGGCGCAGTATTATGACTACGCCCTTTCTTACGTGATCCTGTACCAGTTGCACAACCACATTGCTAAAGAGATACTGAAGCAGGACCCGCGCGCTACCAACTACTACGGTCAGAAGGGTATCGGCGAGTTCCTGAAGAAGATCACTTACCCCGGCGCCTCTAAAGACTGGCGTACGGTGCTGAAAGAATCGACCGGCGAAGAGCTGAATGCCAAGGCCATGCTCGAATACTTCCAGCCGCTGGTGAGCTGGCTGCAGGAGCAGAACAAGGGCAGGAGCTATACGCTGCCTGCAACATTGTAG
- a CDS encoding M28 family metallopeptidase: MRRYLLLLVLSITVCSQLASAQEKRWIKQQITRLSSNSFHGRGYVSKGGEKAAAFIQQHFREFGLVPFDTDSTYLQKYFMAVNTFPGNIYLRLNKKELVPGEDYLIDAASTPYFTEKIKLKKIDLKNVKDSASWAKVKRQIKPGRVYILKNSDTVSKYMKLSLRTFANQFLDNVLIVPKHGKLTWLVRQDTIPATIIYVEDTVMPKRVNKAAITIESKYEPNFKNFNVLGYVPGTEKPDSFIVFTAHYDHLGQMGRRTMFPGAHDNASGTAFVLSLAKYFAEHPQKYSVAFMLFSGEEAGLVGSRHYAKSPVFPLEQIRFVVNLDMVGAATDGITVVNADTRKKEFDLMNRINLKKAYLPKLSERSQTQNSDHYSFSEQGVPAIFIYGSGSKNYYHDVFDEAKELSLENIDALSRLLIEFTGELSNGK, encoded by the coding sequence ATGAGAAGATACTTACTACTGCTTGTCCTGTCGATCACTGTTTGTTCACAACTCGCCTCTGCACAAGAGAAGCGTTGGATCAAGCAACAGATCACCCGTTTGTCGTCTAACAGCTTTCATGGCCGTGGCTATGTGAGCAAAGGTGGCGAGAAAGCGGCTGCCTTTATTCAACAGCACTTCCGCGAGTTTGGCCTGGTTCCGTTTGATACCGACAGTACTTATCTCCAGAAGTATTTCATGGCAGTTAATACCTTTCCTGGCAATATCTACCTGCGTTTGAACAAGAAGGAACTTGTTCCGGGCGAAGACTATCTTATCGATGCCGCCAGCACACCTTACTTCACCGAAAAGATCAAGCTCAAAAAGATCGATCTTAAGAATGTAAAGGACAGTGCTTCGTGGGCCAAAGTCAAAAGACAGATCAAGCCCGGGCGCGTATACATTCTGAAAAACTCTGACACAGTATCCAAATACATGAAGCTGTCGCTTCGCACCTTTGCCAACCAGTTTCTCGACAATGTGCTGATCGTACCCAAACATGGCAAGCTCACCTGGCTGGTAAGGCAGGACACAATACCCGCTACCATCATTTATGTTGAGGATACTGTAATGCCTAAGCGCGTGAACAAGGCCGCGATCACCATCGAGAGCAAGTACGAGCCCAATTTTAAGAACTTCAACGTGCTGGGTTATGTACCCGGCACTGAAAAACCAGATAGCTTCATCGTATTCACCGCCCACTACGACCACCTAGGCCAAATGGGCCGTCGTACCATGTTCCCCGGTGCGCATGACAACGCTAGTGGTACTGCCTTTGTCCTCTCGCTCGCCAAGTACTTCGCTGAGCATCCGCAGAAGTATTCTGTTGCCTTCATGCTCTTCAGCGGTGAAGAGGCAGGGCTGGTAGGATCGAGACACTATGCCAAATCACCGGTGTTCCCGCTGGAGCAGATACGCTTTGTAGTGAACCTTGACATGGTTGGCGCCGCTACCGACGGTATCACCGTTGTGAATGCCGACACCAGGAAGAAGGAGTTCGACCTGATGAACCGCATCAATCTCAAAAAAGCATACCTGCCCAAGCTTTCAGAACGTAGCCAAACGCAAAACAGCGATCACTACTCGTTCAGCGAGCAGGGTGTGCCTGCGATCTTTATTTATGGCAGTGGCTCTAAGAACTACTACCACGATGTATTCGACGAAGCCAAAGAACTCTCGCTGGAGAACATCGACGCGCTTTCTAGACTGCTGATCGAGTTCACCGGTGAACTGAGCAACGGTAAATAA
- a CDS encoding OsmC family protein: protein MSKQHQYSTTVTWTGNKGTGTSRYDEYDRHHTFSVMGKVDIACSSDTPFRGDGSRHNPEDMLVYSLSSCHMLWYLHLCADAGVVVTDYEDNAKGTMVEVPGGGGHFAEVTLYPVVTVKDASMIDKANQLHDIAHQKCFIANSCNFPVKHQPKAVEKG from the coding sequence ATGAGCAAACAACACCAATACAGCACAACGGTAACCTGGACAGGTAACAAAGGCACAGGTACCAGCCGTTACGATGAATATGATCGTCATCATACTTTCTCAGTGATGGGGAAAGTAGATATAGCCTGCTCTTCCGACACCCCCTTCCGTGGTGATGGCAGCAGGCATAATCCTGAAGATATGCTTGTATACTCACTTTCGTCCTGTCACATGCTCTGGTACCTGCACCTATGCGCCGATGCCGGTGTGGTAGTGACAGATTACGAAGACAACGCCAAAGGCACTATGGTAGAAGTCCCCGGCGGCGGCGGACATTTTGCTGAAGTGACGCTGTATCCGGTAGTCACTGTAAAAGATGCCTCTATGATCGACAAGGCGAACCAGCTGCACGATATAGCACACCAAAAGTGCTTCATAGCCAACTCCTGCAACTTCCCGGTAAAGCATCAGCCAAAAGCTGTTGAAAAAGGATAA
- the fabG gene encoding 3-oxoacyl-ACP reductase FabG — MKYALVTGGSRGIGRACCLKLAELGYNILINYKGNRAAAEETASLIEPFGVKTELLAFDVADKDSVQEELGGWIDANKDNLIEVLVNNAGIRQDTLLMSMTDEQWGSVLDTSLRGMYNVTKQVLNPMLLNRYGRIINMVSLSGLKGMPGQVNYSAAKAGMIGATKALAQEIAKRNITVNAIAPGFIKTDMTEELNEKELINLIPMKRFGVPEEVAELVGFFASKNSSYITGQVVSINGGLYT, encoded by the coding sequence ATGAAATACGCATTAGTAACAGGCGGTTCGCGGGGAATAGGTCGCGCTTGCTGCCTGAAGCTCGCCGAACTCGGTTACAATATCCTGATCAACTATAAAGGCAACAGGGCAGCAGCAGAAGAAACTGCTTCATTGATAGAGCCGTTCGGAGTAAAAACCGAGCTGCTGGCTTTCGACGTGGCCGACAAAGACAGCGTACAAGAAGAACTTGGTGGCTGGATAGACGCCAACAAAGACAACCTGATCGAAGTGCTGGTCAACAATGCCGGTATCAGGCAGGACACTCTGCTTATGTCGATGACCGACGAGCAATGGGGTTCTGTACTGGATACATCGCTGCGGGGCATGTACAACGTGACTAAGCAGGTGCTCAATCCAATGCTGCTGAACCGCTACGGCCGTATCATCAATATGGTGTCACTTAGTGGTCTCAAAGGCATGCCGGGCCAGGTAAACTACTCAGCTGCAAAGGCTGGTATGATAGGCGCTACCAAGGCGCTGGCTCAAGAGATCGCCAAACGCAATATCACTGTGAACGCAATAGCTCCCGGTTTCATCAAAACCGATATGACCGAGGAACTGAATGAAAAAGAACTGATCAACCTGATACCAATGAAGCGCTTTGGTGTGCCTGAAGAAGTAGCCGAACTGGTGGGCTTCTTTGCTTCCAAGAATTCGTCGTACATAACAGGACAGGTTGTTTCCATAAATGGTGGTTTGTACACCTAA